Proteins from a genomic interval of Thermoanaerobacterium thermosaccharolyticum DSM 571:
- a CDS encoding aminotransferase class I/II-fold pyridoxal phosphate-dependent enzyme, translated as MTKYSQNDAPLFEALKKYVDENVYAFHVPGHKHGKGIKEFTEYVGSAVMSIDVNSMEDLDNLANPIGVIKDAHQLAAQAFGADNAYFLVNGTTSGIQAMIMAATEPGDKIIMPRNSHKSAFSALILAGVIPVYLYPEIDENLDIALGISAEQVKEAILANPDAKAVLVLNPTYYGITSELEEIIKIAHEHNMAVLCDEAHGSHFYFHPDMPPGGITLGADISALSMHKTGGSMTQSSLLLSKGNRVEPSSIKSILNLMQSTSASYVLMASIDVARKQLATQGKDMLNRVISLSQYAREEINKIGGIKALTQSDIKGPYLLDPTKLVINVSKTGMTGYEIMRELKLKYHIQLEMADLSNIMAIISLGDDINTVEHLIHSLKELVRIKNHDEITTGNLIRPEVIVAPRDAYYGKNRSVLLDDAEGEICAEMIMAYPPGIPMICPGERITKDIIDRVKLLKEQHCQLQGTEDPNIDYIKVLGHVYKV; from the coding sequence ATGACTAAATACAGTCAGAATGATGCGCCTTTATTTGAGGCGCTTAAAAAATATGTGGATGAAAATGTGTATGCTTTCCATGTGCCAGGGCACAAGCATGGGAAAGGCATTAAAGAATTTACAGAGTATGTAGGAAGTGCAGTAATGAGCATAGATGTTAACAGCATGGAGGATTTGGATAATCTTGCAAATCCTATTGGAGTCATAAAAGATGCTCACCAACTTGCGGCACAAGCATTTGGAGCAGATAACGCTTATTTTCTAGTGAATGGCACAACGTCAGGAATACAGGCTATGATTATGGCGGCGACTGAGCCAGGCGATAAAATAATAATGCCGAGAAATTCTCATAAGTCGGCGTTTTCCGCGTTAATATTAGCAGGTGTGATTCCAGTTTATCTTTATCCGGAAATAGATGAGAATTTGGATATTGCTTTAGGAATAAGCGCAGAACAAGTAAAAGAAGCGATTTTAGCAAATCCGGATGCCAAAGCTGTTCTTGTATTGAACCCAACATATTATGGCATTACTTCAGAACTAGAAGAGATAATTAAAATTGCCCACGAACATAATATGGCTGTCCTGTGTGATGAAGCCCATGGAAGCCATTTTTATTTTCATCCTGATATGCCTCCTGGTGGAATCACCCTTGGAGCTGACATCTCTGCACTGAGCATGCACAAGACAGGTGGTTCTATGACACAAAGTTCTCTTCTACTGTCTAAAGGAAATAGAGTTGAGCCATCTTCAATAAAGTCAATTTTAAATCTGATGCAGTCTACATCTGCTTCATACGTTCTAATGGCGTCAATTGATGTGGCAAGAAAGCAATTGGCAACACAAGGTAAAGATATGTTAAACCGCGTCATAAGCCTTTCACAATACGCAAGAGAAGAAATCAACAAGATAGGAGGCATAAAAGCTCTGACTCAAAGTGATATAAAAGGTCCATATCTGTTAGATCCGACTAAGCTTGTCATCAATGTGTCAAAGACCGGCATGACTGGATATGAAATCATGAGGGAATTAAAGCTTAAATATCACATTCAGTTAGAAATGGCAGACCTAAGCAACATAATGGCGATAATAAGCCTTGGAGATGATATAAATACGGTTGAACATCTGATACATAGCTTGAAAGAACTTGTCAGGATAAAAAACCATGATGAAATAACGACAGGAAACCTCATAAGACCTGAAGTGATTGTCGCTCCAAGGGATGCGTATTATGGTAAAAATAGATCTGTTTTATTAGATGATGCAGAAGGCGAGATATGTGCAGAGATGATTATGGCATATCCACCAGGGATACCAATGATATGTCCTGGCGAGAGGATTACGAAAGACATCATTGATAGAGTCAAATTATTAAAAGAACAGCATTGCCAACTGCAGGGTACGGAAGATCCAAATATAGATTACATAAAAGTTTTGGGACACGTGTATAAAGTTTGA
- the sleB gene encoding spore cortex-lytic enzyme — protein MKNYSISRIKVILLILILFTTFCIEYSALNMSMTAMSNLYWGNSGSDVSRVQSRLKDWGYYDGPVDGFFGVRTWLAVRKFQANNGLNVTGIVDDETKVALGFNTSTSAAISSTYNAATSTTTNDDVYLLAMLIDGEARGEPFVGKVAVGAVVMNRVRSPMFPHTIAGVIFQPGAFSAVDDGQMWLPPSQDSIRAAEDAIAGWDPTGGALYYYNASKVQNYWIFNRPIITQIGSHIFAR, from the coding sequence ATGAAAAATTATTCCATATCCAGGATAAAGGTAATACTGCTGATACTAATTTTATTTACTACCTTTTGTATTGAATATAGTGCATTAAACATGTCTATGACGGCGATGTCAAATTTATATTGGGGCAATTCTGGATCTGACGTCTCAAGGGTTCAATCAAGGCTTAAAGACTGGGGATACTATGATGGACCTGTGGACGGCTTTTTCGGTGTTAGGACATGGCTGGCCGTAAGAAAGTTTCAAGCCAATAATGGACTTAATGTGACGGGAATAGTTGATGATGAAACAAAGGTTGCTTTAGGCTTCAATACCAGCACATCTGCTGCAATATCAAGTACATACAATGCAGCTACATCTACGACTACGAACGATGATGTATATCTACTTGCTATGCTTATAGATGGAGAAGCAAGAGGTGAGCCATTTGTTGGGAAAGTAGCTGTAGGGGCAGTTGTTATGAACAGGGTAAGATCTCCCATGTTTCCGCACACAATAGCGGGTGTGATTTTTCAACCTGGTGCATTTTCTGCCGTTGATGATGGACAAATGTGGCTTCCTCCGTCTCAGGATAGCATTAGAGCTGCTGAAGATGCAATTGCAGGATGGGATCCTACAGGAGGCGCACTTTACTACTACAATGCATCAAAAGTGCAGAATTACTGGATATTTAACAGGCCGATCATAACACAGATTGGCAGTCATATATTTGCGAGGTAG
- the ypeB gene encoding germination protein YpeB: MKRISTAVMLLLLLVVGAWGYNQYMQKVSYHRYLQAQYDRSFYQLVNSIENIETSTGKLMVSSQENTTIPILSDVWRQAFEAQENLSQLPIGQPELDNTSKFLSQIGDYSYSLSKNVADGGKLTDKDYKTISELHNYAVYLGKNLQDLRSKIQGGYDLGNLRKKGTQKMSQIDSKILNVNMSAVNQQMSNYPTLIYDGPFSESQAKLTPKGLTGGNVSYDNAVSIARRFIGKPMDGATKYSPNNGKINAYGIELKPPQNGPSIYVNVSKKGGHVIWFMDQRMVSKVNISETQALNYAVKFLSSHGFSNMENTYSIKANGTVQFNFAPVQNNVRIYPDIVKVKVALDNGDIVGFDATSYYMSHVNRTIGKPKLTEVEAQRKVSKNLKVDSSRLCIIPLDGGKEVLAYEFKGTYGGDTFYVYINAENGTEEKILKIIKTSQGNLTM, translated from the coding sequence ATGAAGAGAATATCAACAGCTGTAATGTTGCTTTTACTTTTGGTTGTAGGGGCATGGGGTTATAACCAATACATGCAGAAAGTTTCTTATCATAGATACTTGCAGGCACAATATGATAGGTCATTTTACCAGCTTGTCAACAGTATAGAAAATATTGAAACATCCACTGGCAAATTAATGGTATCATCGCAGGAAAACACTACAATACCCATTTTAAGCGATGTATGGAGGCAAGCTTTTGAAGCACAAGAAAACTTAAGCCAGCTTCCAATAGGACAGCCAGAATTGGACAATACTTCGAAGTTTTTATCCCAAATAGGAGACTATTCTTACAGCCTTTCAAAAAATGTGGCTGACGGAGGGAAATTGACTGACAAAGATTACAAAACAATATCAGAATTGCACAACTACGCCGTTTATCTGGGTAAAAATTTGCAAGACTTGAGAAGCAAGATACAAGGCGGCTACGATTTGGGCAATTTGAGAAAGAAAGGCACACAAAAGATGAGTCAAATAGACAGCAAGATATTAAATGTAAATATGAGTGCAGTAAACCAACAGATGTCAAACTATCCAACTCTCATATACGATGGACCTTTCTCTGAAAGCCAGGCAAAGCTCACGCCAAAAGGGCTGACAGGCGGCAATGTATCATATGATAATGCTGTATCTATTGCAAGAAGATTTATAGGAAAGCCGATGGATGGAGCAACGAAATACAGTCCCAATAATGGAAAAATAAATGCATATGGAATCGAACTTAAGCCGCCTCAAAACGGTCCATCAATTTATGTGAATGTAAGCAAGAAGGGCGGTCATGTAATTTGGTTTATGGACCAGAGAATGGTGTCAAAAGTAAACATATCGGAAACACAGGCTTTAAATTATGCAGTGAAGTTTTTATCATCTCATGGCTTTAGCAATATGGAAAACACTTACTCCATAAAAGCAAACGGAACTGTTCAATTTAATTTTGCGCCTGTGCAGAATAACGTCAGAATATATCCTGACATTGTAAAAGTCAAAGTCGCACTTGATAATGGTGATATAGTAGGCTTTGATGCAACATCATACTACATGTCACATGTCAATAGGACAATAGGAAAACCCAAACTTACTGAAGTTGAAGCACAAAGAAAAGTCAGCAAAAATTTAAAAGTTGATAGCAGTAGATTGTGCATAATTCCGCTTGATGGTGGAAAAGAAGTTTTAGCATACGAATTTAAAGGCACATACGGCGGTGATACATTCTATGTGTATATAAATGCTGAAAATGGTACAGAAGAAAAAATCTTAAAAATTATAAAGACCAGCCAAGGCAATTTGACAATGTAA
- a CDS encoding small, acid-soluble spore protein, alpha/beta type has product MSDDLKEELAKELGVYDIVKTEGWGSVSSRDCGNLVKLAIKKAEESMVQNKNF; this is encoded by the coding sequence ATGTCCGATGACCTGAAAGAGGAATTGGCAAAAGAGCTAGGCGTTTACGATATAGTAAAGACTGAAGGTTGGGGAAGTGTATCATCTCGTGATTGCGGCAATCTTGTAAAACTTGCTATCAAGAAAGCCGAGGAGAGCATGGTACAGAACAAAAACTTTTAA
- a CDS encoding D-alanine--D-alanine ligase family protein, with protein sequence MEKLKVAVLFGGQSGEHEVSRVSATSIINNIDRDKYDVYMVGITKKGEWYLYNGDIEKIATGEWEKDAVPALIGPSTKYKGILAFKDSRYEFYPIDVVFPVLHGPNGEDGTVQGLLELLEMPYVGPNVLSSSLCMDKVFSKRIFLEAGIPTPKFTVVYRKELNNVDNYEEIRRRVSEIGYPCFVKPANMGSSVGITKVHNENELMDGLKLASKYDRKIIIEEGIDAREIECSVLGNDNPEASIAGEIVPAHEFYDYDAKYFDEASKLFIPAPIPDVKMEEIRELAIKAYIALDVRGMARVDFLMDKNTGKVYLNELNTIPGFTKISMYPKLWEASGKPYSKLIDDLIQLALSANKEKCTNW encoded by the coding sequence ATGGAAAAGCTAAAAGTGGCTGTTTTGTTTGGGGGACAATCTGGAGAGCATGAAGTGTCAAGGGTTTCAGCGACTTCGATAATAAATAACATTGATAGAGATAAATATGATGTATATATGGTAGGCATAACTAAGAAGGGCGAATGGTATTTGTACAACGGAGATATTGAGAAAATAGCTACAGGCGAGTGGGAGAAAGATGCTGTACCTGCTTTGATAGGGCCATCGACTAAATACAAAGGAATTCTGGCTTTTAAAGACAGTAGGTACGAATTTTACCCAATTGATGTCGTTTTTCCTGTACTTCACGGTCCTAATGGAGAAGATGGAACAGTTCAGGGTCTTTTAGAGCTTTTAGAGATGCCGTACGTGGGTCCAAATGTACTGTCATCATCCTTATGCATGGACAAAGTTTTTTCAAAGAGGATTTTTTTAGAGGCTGGAATACCTACGCCTAAATTTACAGTTGTGTATAGAAAAGAGTTAAATAATGTAGATAATTACGAAGAAATACGAAGAAGAGTATCAGAGATTGGATATCCGTGCTTTGTAAAACCTGCAAATATGGGCTCAAGCGTAGGTATAACGAAGGTTCACAATGAAAATGAACTGATGGATGGCTTGAAATTGGCGTCAAAGTATGATAGAAAAATTATTATAGAAGAAGGAATAGATGCAAGGGAGATTGAGTGCTCAGTTCTAGGCAATGATAATCCTGAGGCATCTATTGCTGGTGAGATAGTCCCGGCACATGAATTTTACGATTACGATGCGAAATATTTCGATGAAGCATCGAAGCTTTTTATACCAGCACCTATACCAGATGTTAAGATGGAAGAGATAAGAGAGTTAGCGATTAAAGCATATATTGCATTGGACGTAAGAGGAATGGCAAGGGTTGACTTTTTGATGGACAAAAATACCGGTAAAGTTTACCTAAATGAATTGAATACTATACCTGGATTCACGAAAATTAGCATGTATCCGAAGCTTTGGGAAGCATCAGGGAAACCGTATAGCAAATTAATCGATGACCTGATCCAATTGGCTTTATCTGCCAATAAAGAGAAATGTACAAACTGGTAA
- a CDS encoding DUF1934 domain-containing protein — MKKALITVKGTQRNAQNETDTIELITEGEFLKKGEYYYIKYEESELSGLDKTTTTLKVGEDSVVLMRFGDNQSKMIFEKDIRHESSYMTPYGNIMLGVKSDEINVCFTENGGELKLKYAVDLDEKVVSDNELYLTVREVN; from the coding sequence TTGAAGAAAGCTTTAATTACAGTAAAAGGGACTCAAAGGAATGCACAAAATGAGACTGATACGATAGAGCTTATAACAGAAGGAGAATTTTTGAAAAAAGGCGAATACTACTATATAAAGTATGAGGAGTCTGAGCTTTCCGGTTTAGATAAAACTACGACTACATTGAAAGTAGGGGAAGATTCAGTTGTCTTGATGAGGTTTGGAGACAACCAATCAAAGATGATATTTGAAAAGGATATAAGGCATGAGTCCAGCTACATGACTCCATATGGAAATATAATGCTGGGAGTTAAGTCTGACGAAATAAATGTATGTTTTACAGAAAATGGTGGAGAACTAAAGCTTAAATATGCAGTCGATTTAGATGAAAAGGTAGTAAGCGATAATGAATTATATTTAACGGTGCGGGAGGTTAATTAA
- the argS gene encoding arginine--tRNA ligase, with product MDNIVQKVKSEITEIVTNSIEKAIKSGLLNIEDMPSIEIEEPKEKQFGDLSINTAMVMAKSAKMPPRKIAEIIKDGLKLKGTLIDKVEIAGPGFMNFYLSEDYKVEALKLIKRKGSDYGRVNIGNGKKVQVEFVSANPTGPMHMGNARGGALGDALSSILDYAGYDVTREFYINDAGNQIEKFGLSLEARYLELLGEHAEVPEGGYHGDDIIERAKEFLELYGDKYKDAAPEDRRKALVQYGLKKNIEKLKEDLEAYGIEYDVWFSENTLHESGEVESVIDELKEKGYTYEKDGALWFKETLFGAEKDDVLVRANGYPTYLASDIAYHKNKFVKRGFDWVIDIWGADHHGHVAPMKGAMKALGIDPDKLDVLLMQLVRLMKGKEVVKMSKRTGKMVTLRDLIDEVGKDAARFFFNMRSADSAVDFDMDLAVEQSNENPVFYVQYAHARICSIIRQLKDDGINTDDLKDVDLNLLNEEAEIDLIKKLAYLPEEVTIAAKTMAPHRITRYILDVASLFHTFYNSCRVRGVDEELMKARIVLIDSTRIVIKNVLDMLKITAPEKM from the coding sequence TTGGATAATATTGTACAAAAGGTAAAAAGTGAAATAACTGAAATAGTTACAAATTCTATAGAAAAAGCAATAAAAAGTGGTCTTTTAAATATAGAAGATATGCCGTCTATAGAAATAGAAGAGCCAAAGGAAAAACAATTCGGTGATTTATCTATAAATACGGCGATGGTAATGGCAAAATCGGCAAAGATGCCACCTAGAAAGATTGCTGAAATAATAAAAGATGGGCTTAAGCTTAAAGGGACTTTGATAGACAAAGTTGAAATTGCTGGCCCTGGATTTATGAACTTCTACCTAAGTGAAGATTATAAAGTTGAAGCATTGAAGCTTATAAAGAGGAAAGGTAGTGATTATGGCAGAGTCAACATAGGAAATGGTAAAAAGGTGCAAGTGGAATTTGTCTCTGCAAATCCCACAGGACCTATGCATATGGGAAACGCAAGAGGCGGTGCATTAGGGGATGCACTATCATCAATACTTGACTATGCAGGGTATGACGTGACAAGAGAGTTTTATATAAATGATGCAGGAAACCAAATAGAGAAATTTGGACTGTCATTGGAAGCTAGGTATTTAGAATTGCTTGGTGAACATGCTGAAGTACCAGAGGGCGGTTACCACGGAGATGACATAATTGAAAGAGCCAAAGAATTTTTGGAATTATACGGCGATAAGTACAAAGATGCTGCTCCAGAAGATAGGAGAAAAGCACTAGTTCAATATGGCCTCAAAAAGAACATAGAAAAGTTAAAGGAGGACTTAGAGGCTTATGGCATAGAATATGACGTGTGGTTCTCTGAAAATACACTTCATGAAAGCGGCGAGGTGGAATCAGTTATAGATGAACTAAAAGAAAAAGGATATACATATGAAAAGGACGGAGCCCTTTGGTTTAAAGAGACGCTTTTTGGAGCTGAAAAAGACGATGTATTAGTCAGAGCAAATGGATATCCCACATACTTAGCATCAGATATAGCATATCACAAAAATAAATTTGTAAAGCGTGGATTTGACTGGGTCATAGATATATGGGGCGCTGATCACCATGGACATGTAGCTCCGATGAAAGGTGCAATGAAGGCTTTAGGCATAGATCCTGACAAGCTTGATGTGCTTTTGATGCAGCTTGTAAGGCTTATGAAGGGCAAAGAAGTCGTAAAAATGTCCAAGAGGACAGGAAAAATGGTGACACTGAGAGATTTGATAGATGAGGTTGGCAAAGATGCCGCCAGATTCTTCTTTAATATGCGTTCAGCCGATAGCGCTGTCGACTTTGACATGGACTTGGCAGTAGAGCAATCAAATGAAAATCCTGTGTTTTACGTTCAATACGCCCATGCTAGAATATGCTCCATAATAAGGCAGTTAAAAGATGACGGAATAAACACAGATGATTTAAAAGATGTTGATTTAAACTTGTTAAATGAAGAAGCAGAAATTGATTTAATTAAAAAGTTAGCATACTTGCCTGAGGAAGTTACTATAGCAGCAAAGACAATGGCGCCACACAGAATAACTAGGTATATATTAGACGTTGCATCTTTATTCCACACATTTTACAATAGCTGTAGAGTCAGGGGTGTTGATGAAGAATTGATGAAAGCGAGAATCGTCTTAATAGATTCAACAAGAATTGTAATAAAGAATGTACTTGATATGTTAAAAATAACAGCACCGGAGAAAATGTAG
- a CDS encoding MBL fold metallo-hydrolase, which translates to MKIRYFGHSCFKITLDSGIRIVTDPFDQTVGYPLPDTEADIVTSSHSHFDHNYFKAVRGDFKIVNTPGQHDIDGVHIKGISTFHDDEHGAKRGKNIVFVINADNIKVCHAGDLGHILTDDMLKEIGDIDVLMIPVGGYYTIDDRQAVKVIEQLKPKLTIAMHYRTSNVNLPIETVDNFLRMAGGQKIQSNEIEIKKDDLEGKSEVIALNYK; encoded by the coding sequence ATGAAAATAAGATATTTTGGACATTCGTGTTTTAAAATAACGTTAGATAGCGGTATAAGGATAGTCACAGATCCATTTGACCAAACCGTAGGATACCCGCTGCCTGACACAGAAGCGGACATTGTCACATCATCACATTCGCATTTTGATCACAATTATTTTAAGGCTGTAAGAGGAGATTTCAAAATTGTAAATACACCAGGACAACATGACATTGATGGTGTCCACATAAAAGGTATTAGTACATTTCATGATGATGAACATGGCGCGAAAAGAGGTAAGAACATCGTATTCGTGATAAATGCTGATAACATCAAAGTATGCCATGCAGGCGATCTTGGACATATACTAACGGATGACATGCTAAAAGAAATAGGTGATATTGATGTACTGATGATACCGGTTGGCGGGTACTACACAATTGATGATAGACAGGCGGTTAAAGTAATAGAACAGCTTAAGCCAAAATTGACTATTGCAATGCACTATAGGACCAGTAATGTTAATTTGCCTATTGAAACTGTTGATAACTTTTTAAGGATGGCTGGTGGACAAAAGATTCAGTCAAATGAGATTGAAATCAAAAAAGACGATTTGGAAGGCAAATCAGAGGTTATTGCATTAAATTATAAATAA
- a CDS encoding ATP-binding cassette domain-containing protein, which translates to MKAVRIEGLTKRFGDVVALDNINLEIEEGEIYGFLGPNGAGKSTAINIVCGLYFRRDGKKLYIGDT; encoded by the coding sequence ATGAAAGCCGTAAGAATTGAAGGATTGACTAAAAGATTTGGGGATGTAGTGGCACTTGACAACATAAACCTAGAGATCGAAGAAGGAGAGATATATGGATTTTTAGGGCCTAACGGCGCAGGTAAAAGCACAGCTATAAATATTGTCTGCGGGTTATATTTCAGAAGGGACGGTAAAAAACTATATATCGGCGATACTTGA
- a CDS encoding hydrolase yields MIRVPEVIQNVSGIKIHGKVIKSLLFTTDIAIIRNTNANAILAVYPFTPQPVITHAIIMASDIPVFSGVGGGLTQGKRVVNLALDAEFQGAMGVVVNAPTANEIIKKIRATIDIPIIVTIVSEAEDIKGRIDAGATILNVSGAKKTPQIVKKVRDICPNIPIIATGGPTDDTIMETIEAGANAISYTPPTNAEIFSHVMDKYREERQ; encoded by the coding sequence ATGATCAGAGTTCCGGAGGTTATACAAAATGTTTCGGGCATAAAGATTCATGGTAAAGTGATAAAATCACTGCTATTTACCACGGATATTGCTATAATAAGAAATACTAATGCAAATGCTATATTGGCTGTTTATCCTTTTACACCGCAGCCTGTGATTACGCATGCTATAATAATGGCATCGGATATTCCCGTTTTTAGTGGTGTCGGTGGAGGATTGACTCAAGGGAAAAGGGTCGTTAACCTTGCACTTGATGCGGAATTTCAAGGCGCTATGGGCGTTGTGGTGAATGCTCCTACAGCAAATGAAATAATAAAAAAGATAAGAGCTACCATTGACATACCTATCATCGTTACGATTGTTTCAGAAGCTGAAGATATAAAGGGCCGTATCGACGCTGGCGCAACGATACTAAATGTTTCTGGCGCCAAGAAAACTCCACAAATTGTAAAAAAGGTAAGAGACATATGTCCTAATATACCAATAATTGCAACGGGAGGGCCGACAGATGATACTATTATGGAGACTATAGAGGCTGGTGCAAATGCCATATCATACACACCTCCTACAAATGCGGAGATATTTTCTCACGTTATGGATAAGTATAGAGAAGAAAGACAGTAG
- a CDS encoding APC family permease translates to MFNRLKRALIGRPLTNKAIKSEKYGVIWGLPILSSDAISSVAYAGEEILLVLLPAVGILAYRNLLYISAAIISLLLILTFSYIQTIENYPNGGGAYVVASDNLGTIAGVVAGAALSVDYILTVAVSVSSGVDQITSAFLFLKPYSILICIFIILILMIGNLRGIRESSRIFGIPTYAFVFGIIAMLIAGIVKIKGGYTPPTTPLKTVEPVTLFLLLRAFSNGCSALTGVEAVSNAVPNFKEPSVKKAIAVLILLSSIVLISFGGISILISMYHIVAGDRAVIIKLADYIFGRGFMFYYITATTFIILVMASNTAYSGFPLLLAIMAKEGHMPRQLNKRGDRLSYSNGIILLSVLATILIVVFKANVTSLIGLYAIGVFISFTLSQTGMAKRWITTKSKNWLIKTIINGTGAIVTAIVVIIVGITKFREGAWIVIIVIPVLVFMMLKINKHYRAVAKQLRVSPEDLQSIKISENHYRNRVIVPIESVNKASIRALRYARTISDHVIAFNVSIDEESGEKIKRRYALLDTDIPLIVKYSPFRRIVEPLLKFIESEEYNYKKGDMITVILPQFVVRKRWHNILHNKTRVYIEKELLKHKHIVVATMPLQLHDDDDIEDK, encoded by the coding sequence ATGTTTAATAGGCTAAAGAGAGCTTTAATAGGTAGACCACTGACAAACAAGGCTATTAAAAGTGAAAAATACGGCGTAATATGGGGACTTCCCATATTGTCCAGCGATGCGATTTCTTCTGTAGCTTATGCTGGTGAGGAGATTTTATTAGTTTTACTTCCAGCTGTAGGTATACTAGCATATAGAAACTTATTGTATATTTCAGCAGCTATCATTAGCTTACTATTGATATTGACGTTTTCATACATACAGACTATTGAGAATTATCCAAATGGAGGGGGAGCTTATGTTGTTGCATCTGACAATTTAGGCACGATTGCCGGGGTGGTGGCTGGTGCTGCACTATCTGTCGATTATATTTTGACAGTAGCAGTTAGTGTATCATCAGGTGTTGACCAAATAACATCTGCATTTTTATTTTTAAAACCTTATTCAATACTTATATGTATTTTTATCATATTAATTCTAATGATAGGAAATTTAAGAGGTATACGCGAATCATCCAGAATTTTTGGTATTCCGACGTATGCTTTTGTTTTTGGAATAATTGCTATGCTTATAGCTGGCATAGTAAAAATAAAAGGAGGATATACTCCACCTACTACACCTTTAAAAACAGTTGAACCAGTTACACTATTTTTGCTTTTAAGGGCATTTTCAAACGGCTGTTCTGCTTTAACAGGTGTTGAAGCTGTAAGCAATGCAGTGCCAAATTTCAAAGAACCGTCTGTGAAAAAGGCAATTGCGGTTTTAATTTTGCTGTCTTCAATAGTTTTGATTTCTTTCGGCGGTATATCAATTCTTATAAGCATGTATCACATCGTAGCAGGAGATAGAGCTGTTATCATAAAATTAGCCGATTATATATTTGGTAGAGGTTTCATGTTTTATTATATTACTGCTACAACTTTTATTATATTAGTGATGGCGTCAAATACTGCTTATTCAGGATTTCCTCTTTTACTTGCCATCATGGCAAAAGAAGGACACATGCCGCGGCAGCTTAATAAGAGAGGAGATAGGCTCAGCTATTCAAATGGCATAATTTTACTGTCAGTCCTTGCAACAATTCTAATAGTAGTTTTTAAGGCCAATGTGACATCACTCATAGGATTATATGCCATTGGAGTCTTTATATCATTTACTCTTTCTCAGACGGGAATGGCAAAAAGATGGATAACAACCAAAAGCAAAAACTGGCTTATAAAAACTATTATAAACGGTACAGGTGCTATTGTGACTGCAATAGTTGTAATAATAGTAGGCATCACGAAGTTTAGAGAAGGCGCTTGGATCGTAATTATAGTAATACCTGTTTTGGTATTTATGATGCTAAAGATAAACAAACATTATAGAGCTGTTGCAAAACAGCTTCGTGTTAGCCCAGAAGATTTGCAAAGTATTAAAATTTCTGAGAATCACTATCGTAACAGAGTGATAGTCCCTATTGAAAGCGTAAATAAAGCTAGCATAAGAGCACTTAGATACGCCAGGACGATTTCAGATCATGTAATAGCGTTTAATGTTTCGATTGATGAAGAAAGCGGCGAGAAAATTAAAAGGAGGTATGCATTATTAGATACAGATATACCGTTGATTGTTAAATATTCACCATTTAGGAGGATTGTAGAACCACTTTTAAAATTCATAGAATCTGAAGAATACAACTACAAGAAAGGTGATATGATTACGGTAATTTTACCACAGTTTGTAGTTAGGAAAAGGTGGCACAACATACTTCATAATAAAACGAGAGTATATATAGAAAAAGAACTGCTAAAACACAAGCACATAGTTGTAGCTACTATGCCATTACAGCTTCACGATGATGATGATATTGAGGATAAATAG